From a single Canis lupus baileyi chromosome 14, mCanLup2.hap1, whole genome shotgun sequence genomic region:
- the LOC140603924 gene encoding maestro heat-like repeat family member 5 isoform X4, translated as MLECGPAPAPQDLCSHQESLSMVAAPSDGFHGSQWRSTCLLPTEEQKRDVGHPGRATLDESLGDRSPWEEELLGQIRAMSDSQRSRVLEAIQHRIEEHTQVITIPGGSSGLGLQLPRAGHWGPSTVFCLQLLWKEVADPGIRELLAPLNLEPQQPVEKAFLFLVYGLILRECASSDLVRRHLMRLLELSHQTAGQREGMAVASGIASSSHLQEVWATLEHLGRTRVLRTACTSPDYQEPYTDVHWRWVSSTSLLCYGHMALHAGERILPWVDNVISRMVYYFSCSCYDNILETSFLSAAVMLVKALKQEHSTRRYRFTQIPELIQCLLAILQKEPNFLATLFRQKIILVIMELSKLRPSLKPAVKSRILQTCLQSLYMLPPMEMLKSCLPPLDLAPDVMVLYQKSMQALDLLLQTFISENKSMDEMCFLLQHTEPWLKSDKSHECKRVVQTIFLLLKYVVDYVKLTDEATPSMLGHQIGLLMLLWRDRDPVTQSHSRQCIYLLLQLLIQQKGSMGQFMHLNKMKNFEAKALRRSEMKFYNLVKALDRSLTPAQHTQLILTLLGGLCSHDHLQCDLASQLLLMIFQNQSIKVEQELPSIVFKNILQTMMKAVTVLGTQHTQETVEVMLSLCHPSERQVLPLWKALANNNQLARKVLMLLYMKLKLRPPKELVRLSQQAELISLLALGTIYELLYTREYKATVRWAFAGILVGLLTQLHYLFELDVVEGISDYQEDSLEVKPLSPCRTCLEALKGLFWTTNYWEVFAYLQLLRGWELFEHLETYTEGVTLLARAMAHYDCEVKAVLGQAVISLKSSEERDNIVAILVITEFLNSQELTQYMSRRAMDNFLSLGLSSPNQLVRAMSLKGLTSILMDPKKVVLLRNQLAGLLDSFMGPEPQDLMGLMEILGDILHSLGTQGIGATSIRMAQHLLSLFEDEQAPVRGGAISLFGDVVHSGGKKYRPALKRQAFQALVPLLFHLVDSCPAVVMKTKLTFLRCAILLKWEFRKELFGKLAWGHGLGAENDIFIYMVWTAGRLGGGPRSPWSEARSSRPAGGEQLRQLPPVSHAGVDLPGQPPQKPEADGHEVHRGHPAGLLYRPLLFPEEGRPENLQEILGGPEEGLRLREPQILPELSGRHH; from the exons GTGATCACCATCCCCGGGGGCTCCAGTGGACTCGGGCTCCAGCTCCCCCGGGCAGGTCACTGGGGCCCGAGCACTGTGTTCTGTCTGCAGCTCCTCTGGAAGGAGGTGGCCGACCCTGGCATCCGGGAGCTGCTGGCGCCCTTGAACCTGGAACCCCAGCAGCCTGTGGAGAAG gcctTCCTCTTCCTGGTTTATGGGCTGATCCTCAGAGAGTGTGCCAGTAGCGACCTGGTGAGAAGGCACCTGATGCGCCTCCTGGAGCTGTCGCACCAGACGGCCGGCCAGCGGGAG GGCATGGCAGTGGCCAGCGGCATAGCGTCGTCCTCGCACCTGCAGGAGGTGTGGGCCACGCTGGAGCACCTGGGCCGCACCAGGGTCCTGAGGACTGCATGCACGTCCCCGGACTACCAG GAGCCGTACACCGACGTGCACTGGAGGTGGGTGAGCAGCACCTCCCTGCTCTGCTACGGGCACATGGCCCTGCACGCCGGGGAGCGCATCCTGCCCTGGGTGGACAACGTCATCTCCAGGATGGTCTACTACTTCTCCTGCAGCTGCTAC GACAACATCCTGGAAACCAGCTTCCTCTCGGCGGCCGTCATGCTTGTGAAAGCCCTGAAGCAGGAGCACAGCACCCGGAGATACAGATTCACACAGATACCAGAGCTTATCCAGTGTCTCCTG GCCATCCTCCAGAAGGAGCCCAACTTCCTGGCCACGCTCTTCCGGCAGAAGATCATACTGGTCATCATGGAGCTCAG CAAGCTGCGGCCCAGCCTCAAACCCGCGGTCAAGTCCAGGATCCTGCAGACCTGCCTGCAGAGCCTGTACATGCTCCCGCCCATGGAGATGCTGAAGAGCTGCTTACCCCCGCTGGACTTGGCCCCGGACGTCATG GTGCTGTACCAGAAGTCCATGCAGGCGCTAGATCTGCTCCTCCAGACCTTCATCTCTGAGAACAAGAGCATGGATGAGATGTGCTTCCTCTTGCAG CACACGGAGCCCTGGCTGAAGTCGGACAAGAGCCACGAGTGCAAGCGGGTGGTGCAGACCATCTTCCTGCTTCTCAAGTACGTGGTGGACTACGTGAAACTCACT GACGAGGCCACCCCCTCCATGCTGGGCCACCAGATCGGCCTGCTGATGCTGCTGTGGCGGGACAGGGACCCGGTCACCCAGAGCCACTCTCGCCAATGCATCTACCTCCTCCTGCAGCTTCTGATCCAGCAGAAGG GGAGCATGGGGCAGTTCATGCATTTGAATAAAATGAAGAACTTTGAAGCAAAGGCCCTCCGACGGTCAGAAATGAAGTTCTACAACCTGGTGAAG GCCTTGGACAGGAGCCTGACGCCGGCCCAGCATACACAGCTCATCCTCACCCTCCTGGGAGGGCTCTGCAGCCACGACCACCTGCAGTGTGACCTGGCCTCGCAGCTGCTTCTCATGATCTTCCAGAACCAAAGCATCAAGGTGGAGCAG GAGCTGCCCTCTATCGTCTTCAAGAACATCCTGCAGACCATGATGAAGGCTGTGACCGTGCTGGGGACTCAGCACACCCAGGAGACAGTCGAGGTGATGCTGTCCTTGTGCCACCCCTCTGAGAG ACAGGTGCTGCCCCTGTGGAAGGCCCTCGCCAACAACAACCAGCTGGCCCGCAAGGTCCTCATGCTGCTCTACATGAAGCTAAAACTGCGGCCCCCCAAGGAGCTCGTCAGGCTCAGCCAGCAGGCGGAGCTCATCTCCCTGCTG GCCCTGGGTACCATTTATGAGCTCCTGTACACACGAGAGTACAAGGCCACGGTGCGCTGGGCCTTCGCGGGCATCCTGGTGGGCCTGCTCACACAGCTCCACTACCTGTTCGAGCTGGACGTGGTGGAGGGCATCTCGGACTACCAGGAGGACAGCCTGGAAGTGAAGCCTCTCAGCCCCTGCAG GACCTGCTTGGAGGCCCTCAAGGGTCTCTTCTGGACGACCAACTACTGGGAGGTGTTTGCCTATCTCCAGCTGCTGAGAGGCTGGGAGCTCTTCGAGCACCTGGAAACCTACACGGAGGGGGTGACCCTCTTGGCTCG GGCTATGGCCCACTACGACTGCGAGGTCAAGGCTGTCTTGGGGCAGGCCGTCATCTCCCTCAAGAGCTCCGAGGAACGGGACAACATCGTGGCCATCCTCGTCATCACCGAG TTTCTCAACAGCCAAGAGCTCACACAGTACATGTCCCGGAGAGCCATGGACAACTTCCTGAGCCTGGGCCTGAGCAGCCCCAACCAGCTGGTGCGCGCCATGAGCCTGAAGGGCCTCACCAGCATCCTGATGGACCCCAAGAAG GTGGTCCTGCTCCGCAATCAGCTGGCCGGGCTGCTGGACAGCTTCATGGGGCCCGAGCCCCAGGACCTCATGGGCCTGATGGAGATCCTGGGCGACATCCTGCACAGCCTGGGCACCCAGGGCATCGGCGCCACCAGCATCAGGATGGCCCAGCACCTGCTGTCACTGTTTGAGGAT GAGCAGGCCCCAGTGCGCGGCGGAGCCATCTCCCTGTTCGGGGACGTGGTGCACAGCGGCGGCAAGAAGTACCGGCCGGCGCTGAAGAGGCAGGCCTTCCAGGCGCTGGTGCCCCTGCTCTTCCACCTGGTGGACTCCTGCCCCGCGGTGGTCATG AAGACGAAGCTGACCTTCCTGCGCTGTGCCATCCTGCTCAAGTGGGAGTTCCGCAAGGAGCTGTTCGGGAAGTTGGCGTGGGGCCATGGCCTCGGTGCCGAGAACGACATTTTCATCTACATG GTGTGGACTGCAGGCCGGCTTGGTGGGGGCCCCCGCAGCCCCTGGAGCGAGGCACGGAGCTCACGGCCAGCAG gtGGAGAGCAACTTCGGCAGCTACCACCAGTTTCTCATGCAGGCGTTGATTTACCTGGGCAGCCCCCACAAAAACCTGAAGCGGATGGCCATGAAGTTCATCG GGGGCATCCTGCAGGACTACTTTACCGACCTCTGCTTTTCCCTGAAGAGGGGCGACCTGAAAATCTTCAAGAAAT ACTTGGAGGTCCTGAAGAAGGACTCAGACTCCGTGAGCCGCAGATTCTACCAGAACTTTCTGGAAGACATCACTGA
- the LOC140603924 gene encoding maestro heat-like repeat family member 5 isoform X10, producing MLECGPAPAPQDLCSHQESLSMVAAPSDGFHGSQWRSTCLLPTEEQKRDVGHPGRATLDESLGDRSPWEEELLGQIRAMSDSQRSRVLEAIQHRIEEHTQVITIPGGSSGLGLQLPRAGHWGPSTVFCLQLLWKEVADPGIRELLAPLNLEPQQPVEKAFLFLVYGLILRECASSDLVRRHLMRLLELSHQTAGQREGMAVASGIASSSHLQEVWATLEHLGRTRVLRTACTSPDYQEPYTDVHWRWVSSTSLLCYGHMALHAGERILPWVDNVISRMVYYFSCSCYDNILETSFLSAAVMLVKALKQEHSTRRYRFTQIPELIQCLLAILQKEPNFLATLFRQKIILVIMELSKLRPSLKPAVKSRILQTCLQSLYMLPPMEMLKSCLPPLDLAPDVMVLYQKSMQALDLLLQTFISENKSMDEMCFLLQHTEPWLKSDKSHECKRVVQTIFLLLKYVVDYVKLTDEATPSMLGHQIGLLMLLWRDRDPVTQSHSRQCIYLLLQLLIQQKGSMGQFMHLNKMKNFEAKALRRSEMKFYNLVKALDRSLTPAQHTQLILTLLGGLCSHDHLQCDLASQLLLMIFQNQSIKVEQVAEILQGLFQELPSIVFKNILQTMMKAVTVLGTQHTQETVEVMLSLCHPSERQVLPLWKALANNNQLARKVLMLLYMKLKLRPPKELVRLSQQAELISLLALGTIYELLYTREYKATVRWAFAGILVGLLTQLHYLFELDVVEGISDYQEDSLEVKPLSPCRTCLEALKGLFWTTNYWEVFAYLQLLRGWELFEHLETYTEGVTLLARAMAHYDCEVKAVLGQAVISLKSSEERDNIVAILVITEFLNSQELTQYMSRRAMDNFLSLGLSSPNQLVRAMSLKGLTSILMDPKKVVLLRNQLAGLLDSFMGPEPQDLMGLMEILGDILHSLGTQGIGATSIRMAQHLLSLFEDEQAPVRGGAISLFGDVVHSGGKKYRPALKRQAFQALVPLLFHLVDSCPAVVMKTKLTFLRCAILLKWEFRKELFGKLAWGHGLGAENDIFIYMVWTAGRLGGGPRSPWSEARSSRPAGGEQLRQLPPVSHAGVDLPGQPPQKPEADGHEVHRTTLPTSAFP from the exons GTGATCACCATCCCCGGGGGCTCCAGTGGACTCGGGCTCCAGCTCCCCCGGGCAGGTCACTGGGGCCCGAGCACTGTGTTCTGTCTGCAGCTCCTCTGGAAGGAGGTGGCCGACCCTGGCATCCGGGAGCTGCTGGCGCCCTTGAACCTGGAACCCCAGCAGCCTGTGGAGAAG gcctTCCTCTTCCTGGTTTATGGGCTGATCCTCAGAGAGTGTGCCAGTAGCGACCTGGTGAGAAGGCACCTGATGCGCCTCCTGGAGCTGTCGCACCAGACGGCCGGCCAGCGGGAG GGCATGGCAGTGGCCAGCGGCATAGCGTCGTCCTCGCACCTGCAGGAGGTGTGGGCCACGCTGGAGCACCTGGGCCGCACCAGGGTCCTGAGGACTGCATGCACGTCCCCGGACTACCAG GAGCCGTACACCGACGTGCACTGGAGGTGGGTGAGCAGCACCTCCCTGCTCTGCTACGGGCACATGGCCCTGCACGCCGGGGAGCGCATCCTGCCCTGGGTGGACAACGTCATCTCCAGGATGGTCTACTACTTCTCCTGCAGCTGCTAC GACAACATCCTGGAAACCAGCTTCCTCTCGGCGGCCGTCATGCTTGTGAAAGCCCTGAAGCAGGAGCACAGCACCCGGAGATACAGATTCACACAGATACCAGAGCTTATCCAGTGTCTCCTG GCCATCCTCCAGAAGGAGCCCAACTTCCTGGCCACGCTCTTCCGGCAGAAGATCATACTGGTCATCATGGAGCTCAG CAAGCTGCGGCCCAGCCTCAAACCCGCGGTCAAGTCCAGGATCCTGCAGACCTGCCTGCAGAGCCTGTACATGCTCCCGCCCATGGAGATGCTGAAGAGCTGCTTACCCCCGCTGGACTTGGCCCCGGACGTCATG GTGCTGTACCAGAAGTCCATGCAGGCGCTAGATCTGCTCCTCCAGACCTTCATCTCTGAGAACAAGAGCATGGATGAGATGTGCTTCCTCTTGCAG CACACGGAGCCCTGGCTGAAGTCGGACAAGAGCCACGAGTGCAAGCGGGTGGTGCAGACCATCTTCCTGCTTCTCAAGTACGTGGTGGACTACGTGAAACTCACT GACGAGGCCACCCCCTCCATGCTGGGCCACCAGATCGGCCTGCTGATGCTGCTGTGGCGGGACAGGGACCCGGTCACCCAGAGCCACTCTCGCCAATGCATCTACCTCCTCCTGCAGCTTCTGATCCAGCAGAAGG GGAGCATGGGGCAGTTCATGCATTTGAATAAAATGAAGAACTTTGAAGCAAAGGCCCTCCGACGGTCAGAAATGAAGTTCTACAACCTGGTGAAG GCCTTGGACAGGAGCCTGACGCCGGCCCAGCATACACAGCTCATCCTCACCCTCCTGGGAGGGCTCTGCAGCCACGACCACCTGCAGTGTGACCTGGCCTCGCAGCTGCTTCTCATGATCTTCCAGAACCAAAGCATCAAGGTGGAGCAG GTGGCCGAGATCCTGCAGGGCCTGTTCCAGGAGCTGCCCTCTATCGTCTTCAAGAACATCCTGCAGACCATGATGAAGGCTGTGACCGTGCTGGGGACTCAGCACACCCAGGAGACAGTCGAGGTGATGCTGTCCTTGTGCCACCCCTCTGAGAG ACAGGTGCTGCCCCTGTGGAAGGCCCTCGCCAACAACAACCAGCTGGCCCGCAAGGTCCTCATGCTGCTCTACATGAAGCTAAAACTGCGGCCCCCCAAGGAGCTCGTCAGGCTCAGCCAGCAGGCGGAGCTCATCTCCCTGCTG GCCCTGGGTACCATTTATGAGCTCCTGTACACACGAGAGTACAAGGCCACGGTGCGCTGGGCCTTCGCGGGCATCCTGGTGGGCCTGCTCACACAGCTCCACTACCTGTTCGAGCTGGACGTGGTGGAGGGCATCTCGGACTACCAGGAGGACAGCCTGGAAGTGAAGCCTCTCAGCCCCTGCAG GACCTGCTTGGAGGCCCTCAAGGGTCTCTTCTGGACGACCAACTACTGGGAGGTGTTTGCCTATCTCCAGCTGCTGAGAGGCTGGGAGCTCTTCGAGCACCTGGAAACCTACACGGAGGGGGTGACCCTCTTGGCTCG GGCTATGGCCCACTACGACTGCGAGGTCAAGGCTGTCTTGGGGCAGGCCGTCATCTCCCTCAAGAGCTCCGAGGAACGGGACAACATCGTGGCCATCCTCGTCATCACCGAG TTTCTCAACAGCCAAGAGCTCACACAGTACATGTCCCGGAGAGCCATGGACAACTTCCTGAGCCTGGGCCTGAGCAGCCCCAACCAGCTGGTGCGCGCCATGAGCCTGAAGGGCCTCACCAGCATCCTGATGGACCCCAAGAAG GTGGTCCTGCTCCGCAATCAGCTGGCCGGGCTGCTGGACAGCTTCATGGGGCCCGAGCCCCAGGACCTCATGGGCCTGATGGAGATCCTGGGCGACATCCTGCACAGCCTGGGCACCCAGGGCATCGGCGCCACCAGCATCAGGATGGCCCAGCACCTGCTGTCACTGTTTGAGGAT GAGCAGGCCCCAGTGCGCGGCGGAGCCATCTCCCTGTTCGGGGACGTGGTGCACAGCGGCGGCAAGAAGTACCGGCCGGCGCTGAAGAGGCAGGCCTTCCAGGCGCTGGTGCCCCTGCTCTTCCACCTGGTGGACTCCTGCCCCGCGGTGGTCATG AAGACGAAGCTGACCTTCCTGCGCTGTGCCATCCTGCTCAAGTGGGAGTTCCGCAAGGAGCTGTTCGGGAAGTTGGCGTGGGGCCATGGCCTCGGTGCCGAGAACGACATTTTCATCTACATG GTGTGGACTGCAGGCCGGCTTGGTGGGGGCCCCCGCAGCCCCTGGAGCGAGGCACGGAGCTCACGGCCAGCAG gtGGAGAGCAACTTCGGCAGCTACCACCAGTTTCTCATGCAGGCGTTGATTTACCTGGGCAGCCCCCACAAAAACCTGAAGCGGATGGCCATGAAGTTCATCG GACTACTTTACCGACCTCTGCTTTTCCCTGA
- the LOC140603924 gene encoding maestro heat-like repeat family member 5 isoform X18, translating into MLECGPAPAPQDLCSHQESLSMVAAPSDGFHGSQWRSTCLLPTEEQKRDVGHPGRATLDESLGDRSPWEEELLGQIRAMSDSQRSRVLEAIQHRIEEHTQVITIPGGSSGLGLQLPRAGHWGPSTVFCLQLLWKEVADPGIRELLAPLNLEPQQPVEKAFLFLVYGLILRECASSDLVRRHLMRLLELSHQTAGQREGMAVASGIASSSHLQEVWATLEHLGRTRVLRTACTSPDYQEPYTDVHWRWVSSTSLLCYGHMALHAGERILPWVDNVISRMVYYFSCSCYDNILETSFLSAAVMLVKALKQEHSTRRYRFTQIPELIQCLLAILQKEPNFLATLFRQKIILVIMELSKLRPSLKPAVKSRILQTCLQSLYMLPPMEMLKSCLPPLDLAPDVMVLYQKSMQALDLLLQTFISENKSMDEMCFLLQHTEPWLKSDKSHECKRVVQTIFLLLKYVVDYVKLTDEATPSMLGHQIGLLMLLWRDRDPVTQSHSRQCIYLLLQLLIQQKGSMGQFMHLNKMKNFEAKALRRSEMKFYNLVKALDRSLTPAQHTQLILTLLGGLCSHDHLQCDLASQLLLMIFQNQSIKVEQVAEILQGLFQELPSIVFKNILQTMMKAVTVLGTQHTQETVEVMLSLCHPSERQVLPLWKALANNNQLARKVLMLLYMKLKLRPPKELVRLSQQAELISLLALGTIYELLYTREYKATVRWAFAGILVGLLTQLHYLFELDVVEGISDYQEDSLEVKPLSPCRTCLEALKGLFWTTNYWEVFAYLQLLRGWELFEHLETYTEGVTLLARAMAHYDCEVKAVLGQAVISLKSSEERDNIVAILVITEPRAHTVHVPESHGQLPEPGPEQPQPAGARHEPEGPHQHPDGPQEGAGPSARRSHLPVRGRGAQRRQEVPAGAEEAGLPGAGAPALPPGGLLPRGGHEDEADLPALCHPAQVGVPQGAVREVGVGPWPRCRERHFHLHGGEQLRQLPPVSHAGVDLPGQPPQKPEADGHEVHRTTLPTSAFP; encoded by the exons GTGATCACCATCCCCGGGGGCTCCAGTGGACTCGGGCTCCAGCTCCCCCGGGCAGGTCACTGGGGCCCGAGCACTGTGTTCTGTCTGCAGCTCCTCTGGAAGGAGGTGGCCGACCCTGGCATCCGGGAGCTGCTGGCGCCCTTGAACCTGGAACCCCAGCAGCCTGTGGAGAAG gcctTCCTCTTCCTGGTTTATGGGCTGATCCTCAGAGAGTGTGCCAGTAGCGACCTGGTGAGAAGGCACCTGATGCGCCTCCTGGAGCTGTCGCACCAGACGGCCGGCCAGCGGGAG GGCATGGCAGTGGCCAGCGGCATAGCGTCGTCCTCGCACCTGCAGGAGGTGTGGGCCACGCTGGAGCACCTGGGCCGCACCAGGGTCCTGAGGACTGCATGCACGTCCCCGGACTACCAG GAGCCGTACACCGACGTGCACTGGAGGTGGGTGAGCAGCACCTCCCTGCTCTGCTACGGGCACATGGCCCTGCACGCCGGGGAGCGCATCCTGCCCTGGGTGGACAACGTCATCTCCAGGATGGTCTACTACTTCTCCTGCAGCTGCTAC GACAACATCCTGGAAACCAGCTTCCTCTCGGCGGCCGTCATGCTTGTGAAAGCCCTGAAGCAGGAGCACAGCACCCGGAGATACAGATTCACACAGATACCAGAGCTTATCCAGTGTCTCCTG GCCATCCTCCAGAAGGAGCCCAACTTCCTGGCCACGCTCTTCCGGCAGAAGATCATACTGGTCATCATGGAGCTCAG CAAGCTGCGGCCCAGCCTCAAACCCGCGGTCAAGTCCAGGATCCTGCAGACCTGCCTGCAGAGCCTGTACATGCTCCCGCCCATGGAGATGCTGAAGAGCTGCTTACCCCCGCTGGACTTGGCCCCGGACGTCATG GTGCTGTACCAGAAGTCCATGCAGGCGCTAGATCTGCTCCTCCAGACCTTCATCTCTGAGAACAAGAGCATGGATGAGATGTGCTTCCTCTTGCAG CACACGGAGCCCTGGCTGAAGTCGGACAAGAGCCACGAGTGCAAGCGGGTGGTGCAGACCATCTTCCTGCTTCTCAAGTACGTGGTGGACTACGTGAAACTCACT GACGAGGCCACCCCCTCCATGCTGGGCCACCAGATCGGCCTGCTGATGCTGCTGTGGCGGGACAGGGACCCGGTCACCCAGAGCCACTCTCGCCAATGCATCTACCTCCTCCTGCAGCTTCTGATCCAGCAGAAGG GGAGCATGGGGCAGTTCATGCATTTGAATAAAATGAAGAACTTTGAAGCAAAGGCCCTCCGACGGTCAGAAATGAAGTTCTACAACCTGGTGAAG GCCTTGGACAGGAGCCTGACGCCGGCCCAGCATACACAGCTCATCCTCACCCTCCTGGGAGGGCTCTGCAGCCACGACCACCTGCAGTGTGACCTGGCCTCGCAGCTGCTTCTCATGATCTTCCAGAACCAAAGCATCAAGGTGGAGCAG GTGGCCGAGATCCTGCAGGGCCTGTTCCAGGAGCTGCCCTCTATCGTCTTCAAGAACATCCTGCAGACCATGATGAAGGCTGTGACCGTGCTGGGGACTCAGCACACCCAGGAGACAGTCGAGGTGATGCTGTCCTTGTGCCACCCCTCTGAGAG ACAGGTGCTGCCCCTGTGGAAGGCCCTCGCCAACAACAACCAGCTGGCCCGCAAGGTCCTCATGCTGCTCTACATGAAGCTAAAACTGCGGCCCCCCAAGGAGCTCGTCAGGCTCAGCCAGCAGGCGGAGCTCATCTCCCTGCTG GCCCTGGGTACCATTTATGAGCTCCTGTACACACGAGAGTACAAGGCCACGGTGCGCTGGGCCTTCGCGGGCATCCTGGTGGGCCTGCTCACACAGCTCCACTACCTGTTCGAGCTGGACGTGGTGGAGGGCATCTCGGACTACCAGGAGGACAGCCTGGAAGTGAAGCCTCTCAGCCCCTGCAG GACCTGCTTGGAGGCCCTCAAGGGTCTCTTCTGGACGACCAACTACTGGGAGGTGTTTGCCTATCTCCAGCTGCTGAGAGGCTGGGAGCTCTTCGAGCACCTGGAAACCTACACGGAGGGGGTGACCCTCTTGGCTCG GGCTATGGCCCACTACGACTGCGAGGTCAAGGCTGTCTTGGGGCAGGCCGTCATCTCCCTCAAGAGCTCCGAGGAACGGGACAACATCGTGGCCATCCTCGTCATCACCGAG CCAAGAGCTCACACAGTACATGTCCCGGAGAGCCATGGACAACTTCCTGAGCCTGGGCCTGAGCAGCCCCAACCAGCTGGTGCGCGCCATGAGCCTGAAGGGCCTCACCAGCATCCTGATGGACCCCAAGAAG GAGCAGGCCCCAGTGCGCGGCGGAGCCATCTCCCTGTTCGGGGACGTGGTGCACAGCGGCGGCAAGAAGTACCGGCCGGCGCTGAAGAGGCAGGCCTTCCAGGCGCTGGTGCCCCTGCTCTTCCACCTGGTGGACTCCTGCCCCGCGGTGGTCATG AAGACGAAGCTGACCTTCCTGCGCTGTGCCATCCTGCTCAAGTGGGAGTTCCGCAAGGAGCTGTTCGGGAAGTTGGCGTGGGGCCATGGCCTCGGTGCCGAGAACGACATTTTCATCTACATG gtGGAGAGCAACTTCGGCAGCTACCACCAGTTTCTCATGCAGGCGTTGATTTACCTGGGCAGCCCCCACAAAAACCTGAAGCGGATGGCCATGAAGTTCATCG GACTACTTTACCGACCTCTGCTTTTCCCTGA